The segment GGATCTGTACTTCTCTTGTGATTTCAACCGATCGAACTGACATACGTGGGATTATGGGGATGCATCGAGGCGTATCCAGGAAGTATCGGATTTATTTTGATTATTTGAAAATCGCAGAAATTATGGATACGTACGGGATATGTATCGGTCCGTATCCGATACCGTATCTGACACGGATACGTTGGATTTTTGCCGTATCCAGGTAACGCTGTCGACGAGTTGCTTGCAGTTGCAGCCTTCAGCCCTTCAACGATCTCATTATCTGCTGCCCGGCCGGCCAGCACAACGCCACAACCAATCAGTACAGGTAAATCAATCTATTTGCTCTCTACTCTAACACTAGTCTCTTTGGTTTCAGTTTATTTTATCATCACTGCAACAAATTTCAGTAAATcaatgtggagattatggatatccCATATCTACACGGCGGTTATATTTAGACTGGATATAGGATAccgaatatagatagaatatctttatttGTATCTCGGGTTTGTTTCTTAACTTGTACGTCAAGGAAATACCCTGAGgtttagtcggttacgattgtattttatctgtattCTCGTATTCTGATAAGGATATGAGTTATaccttgtaatacggactccttcccctatataaggacggGTCCGAGTCCTCCCTGGGACACCAATTTTCTTGGAGATTATACattcaataatacactcggcggattcatccctggacaggagtagggtattacttcttgaataagaaggcctgaacctgtataaatcttttgtctccaaacccatccacttttctagcttgatagccacccccttttagtattgccgaaatcttgtttcgacagttggcgcgccaggtaggggttgcgtcAAGCTTTTCGCCGATCAGTGCAATAGGttccgtctccggcatcgacgacctCGTCTTCCCACCCGGGCAGGCGtttcggttcggcagcctcgacttcatcaccaataacatcggcaagatctctctcctcgactcggaaTCGGACCACTCGGGAGAGAGCCGGATCTCGATCCCGTTTGGAGTTCCAAACGCGGCTGAAATCTACTCCAAGTCCATCTCAatcgagtcggcttcaaaccactcggacgagatcgcATCTTCTCCAACGTCATCAGATCGAGATGATGGGGCTTACCCACCGATCCTAATGAAGCTccccgacgatttggcggccgtCTTCACCACCACGACATCCCCATCCCATAGGCCTAGGCGGAGGTCGACTTCATGACCGATCTCgcctagctccagggaagttGGCGTCATCCTCCAGCCACTCGGCTCAATTTCGACGGATCAGCTGGATGGCTACTGGAGCTCTCCCGGCGTCGACTCGCGTCCGACCGAGATCGTGGAGTAGAATGAGTTCGGCTTTCGCAATAACGACCCGGatctcgacgacttcgacgaaagCCTAGAAGACAACTACACCCCTCTCTATTTCGGCGTCTTTATGGCCGATAACGAGACGGAGGAGCAACGCCAAGCCCGGGAAACTGAAGCACGACGCGAGGCCGAGCGACGCCGACTGGAGGAGGAACGTCAAGCACAAGAACAAGAACGGCTACGGCGTGAGCAACAGGAGCGTGAGCGGGCCGCAAAGGGGCTGAAGACCGGCGGCTACGAGCCTTGGAAGCAGGGCGCCGAGCGCGAGATCTTATCGGCCAACAAGACGTTGAGGGGACACCGGTTTTCCGCACCCCACAACAGAATGCTGTTGCCgcgatcaccctcctcgacaccctcctcaaggagaATGAGCTCAATCAGTCTgaccacgtcgtcaacatcttaaaccagaccaagaccatgattgcGGCTTCGGTCCCAGTTAACTCCGGAAGCGTCCGCACGCCGAGTGGCAGCCGAGTCCCCCATCTTCGATCTCACGACTAccaccagccaagcctcagcatcacTGGCGCAGGATCtaatcgcaggagcaggggtcacgacaAGCGATCTGTCCACTCGCCTCCCGACCATCATAGGGAGCGCCGAGTGGAACGACCTCGTTCaccacctcgtcgtcgcccCGTTGATCTTCGCGACACGATCATACAGCGCCGGGCAGCCCGAGGCCATCATCATTCGCCGGATCGCCACGACGACGACCTAGACGGAGTTGCCGCTTTCACCaacgacctgcgtcgagtggattggccagccggctttaagccgactggaataGAGAAGTATGACGGTACCACCAACCCGGAATCATGGCTtaccgtctacggtctcgcaatccgcgcagcaggaggagatagCAAGGCCATGGCGAACTATTTACCAGTGGCTTTAGCAGATTCCGCCCGGTCCTGGCTCCATGGATTGCCCCGTGGTACAATCGGATCTTGGGCCGAAttacgcgaccacttcatcgccaacttccaaggcactTTCGAGCGCCCCGGCACACAATTCGATCTTTACAATGTTATTCAGAAGTCCGGAGAAtctcttcgagattacatccggcGATTTTCTaaacaacgcaacaagatctctgaCATCACCGACGATGTTATCATCGCCGCATTCACCAAAGGAATTCGCCACGAAGAATTGGTCGGCAAGTTCGGGCGTAAGCCTCCCAAAACAGTCAAACttatgtttgaaaaagccaacgagtacgCCAAGGCAGAAGACGCCGTCATCGCATCAAAGCAGTCGGGCTCCAGTTGGAAGCCAAAAAAGGATACGCCGGCTACGGGAGGgggtggaagtaacaaccataAGGACTGCAAGCGTAAGCCTGAGGAACTTGTTGCAACCACTACTCACTCTTCTCGACAGCGTTCGCGCGTCAACACgttcgacaagatcatgaactcccaatgccCGCATCATCCTAACTCCAAccacgcggccaaagattgtTTCGTCTACAAGCAGTTCGCGGAACAATACACCAAGACTACATGGAAGAACTCCGACGAAGAACAAAGCACGTCGAAGAAGAAGGACGATGGCGACCCCCCGGCAGGTTTCCAAGACCACCGCAAGGAGCTTAACCACATCTTCGGCGGCCCcttggcttatgaatctaaaagaaagcaaaagtTGACTGAACGGGAGATTAACGCTGTTCAGCCCGACACACCCCAATATCTTCGATGGTCAGAGACAgcaatcaagtttgaccgctcggatcatcccgaccaagtggtccacccggggcggtaccccctggtactagacccagtggtccGTAATGTCAAGCTTCGCAGAACcctcatcgacggtggcagtgCACTAAATATCCTCTTCACCAAAACCTTGGATGACATGCAGATTCCTCGCTCCAAGTTAAGACCAAGCAATGAGCCTTTTCACGGAGTCATCCCAGGGTTATCTGCAactccactcggccagatcacccTTCCGGTCACCTTTGGCACTCGGGAAAACTTCCACACGGAGAATATCTGCTTCGAAGTCGccgatttcgagacagcgtaccatgccatactcggacgcccgacgttagccaagttcatgcCCGTCCCGCACTACACTTACATGATAATGAAGATGCCCGGTCCCCGAGGAGTCCTATccctacggagcgacatcaagcaagccgtcacatgcgacaaggaaagctgcgagatggcccaaactcGCGAGATTGCATCAGCCCGAGAAGAtatccgactggctgcgaccacggcaggcgaaggagaagtgcccgCGACCAAGGTCTCGAAGAGAGGAGAAAGCGAAGCTAAGACTAAAAAGATTCCCCTAGATCCTTCTGATCCCACTaaaactgctgtaataggcgccgagttagattgtaaataggaaagcgcgctcgtcacctttcttcaaaataataaagatatctttgcgtggaaaccatctgatatgcctggtattcctagagaggtgattgagcactccttGCACATCAAAGAAGACGCTAAACCTATTAAACAACGACTCCGCCGCTTCGCACaagacaggaaggatgcgatcaaggaggaattaaccaagctgttagcagcaggcttcattaaagaagtccttcatcccgactggctggctaacccggTCCTAGTTCGGAAGAAAACTGGGCAATGGAgtatgtgtgtcgattataccgacaTCAACAAGTCTTGCCCTAAAGATCCTTTTGGGttgcctcgcattgaccaggtagtcgATTCGAccgccggctgcgagctactcagttttttggattgctactcggggtatcatcagatccgactgaaggaatccgactgcttgaagacttcattcatcacgcGCTTTGGGGCCTattgctacatcaccatgccatTCGGACTAAAAAatgcaggagcaacttatcaacgcatgattcagagATGCTTCTCGACGCAAATTGGCCACAATGTCGAAGCTTACgtggatgatgtagtcgtcaagactaagcagaaggatgatttaaTCTCGGACCTAGAAGAAACCTTCGCAAGCATccgcgctttcaggatgaaactaaaccctgaaaagtgcaccttcggagtaccgtcagggaagctgcttggttttatggtgtctcatagaggcatacaagccaacccggagaaagtcACCGctatcctcaacatgaaaccgccaagctcc is part of the Oryza glaberrima chromosome 12, OglaRS2, whole genome shotgun sequence genome and harbors:
- the LOC127756869 gene encoding uncharacterized protein LOC127756869, giving the protein MNSQCPHHPNSNHAAKDCFVYKQFAEQYTKTTWKNSDEEQSTSKKKDDGDPPAGFQDHRKELNHIFGGPLAYESKRKQKLTEREINAVQPDTPQYLRWSETAIKFDRSDHPDQVVHPGRYPLVLDPVVRNVKLRRTLIDGGSALNILFTKTLDDMQIPRSKLRPSNEPFHGVIPGLSATPLGQITLPVTFGTRENFHTENICFEVADFETAYHAILGRPTLAKFMPVPHYTYMIMKMPGPRGVLSLRSDIKQAVTCDKESCEMAQTREIASAREDIRLAATTAGEGEVPATKVSKRGESEAKTKKIPLDPSDPTKTAVIGAELDCK